The DNA region CGTCCCCGCCAGAAACCGTTTTCCGAAACGGATCACGTCACATCGCAAGGAGGCGACATGACCACCACGCTCGCGACCGACAGCCGTGCGCACACCGCGACCCCGGTCCTCCCGACCGCCGACGCGCACCTCACGCTCCGGCCCCTGCCGACGGGCGACGCCCGGATCACCGGCGGCTTCTGGGCACTCCGGCAGGAGCGCAACGGCCGTGACGCGGTGCGCGGCGGGTACGCCCTGCTCGAGACCGCTGGCAACTTCCGGAACCTGCGCATCGCCGCGGGGCTCGAGGAGGGCGAGGCCACCGGCCCGATCTTCATGGACTCCGACGTGACGAAGTGGCTCGAGGCGGTGGCGTGGGAGTACGGCCGCGCCCCGTCCGAGGACCTGCTCGAACTGCAGCGCGAGGTCACGGCCCTGTACGCCCAGGCGCAGGCCGACGACGGCTACCTCGACTCCGTGCAGCAGATCCGTGGGAAGGGCGAGCGGTACACGGACCTCAAGTGGAGCCACGAGATGTACTGCGCCGGGCACCTGTACCAGGCGGCCGTGGCGCAGCACCGCGCGACGGGCGACACCGGCTTGCTCGAGGTCGCGATCAAGAACGCCGACCACCTGGTCCGCACGTTCGGCGACGGGACCGCACCGGACGGCACGCCGAAGACCCGCGACGTCGACGGCCACCCCGTCGTCGAGATGGGCCTGGTCGAGCTGTACCGCGAGACCGGCAACCGCGACTACCTCGACCTGGCGCACTGGTTCGTCGACGCCCGCGGCACGGGCATCATCGAGCGCGCCGGCGGCGAGCCGACGTACTTCTCCGACCGGGTGCCGAGCCGGCAGGCCACGACCGTCGAGGGCCACGCCGTCCGCGCCGTGTACCTGGCAGCCGGAGCCGTCGACGTCGCGATCGAGACCGGCGACACCGAGCTGCTGACCGCGAGCGAGACGCAGTTCGCGGACATGATGGCGACGAAGGCGTTCATCACCGGCGGCCTCGGGGCGCGCTGGGACTGGGAGGCATTCGGAGACCCCTACGAGCTGCCGACCGACCGTGGCTACGCCGAGACCTGCGCGGCCATCGGCGGTGTCCAGTGGGCGTGGCGCCTGCTGCTCGCCACCGGCAAGCCGGTCTACGCCGACGCGATCGAGCGCCTGCTGTACAACGCGTTCCTGGCCGGCGTGAGCCTGGCGGGCACCGAGTACTTCTACGTGAACCCCCTGCAGCAGCGGGACCACGCGCACCAGGACGAGAACCGCTCCCCCGCCCACGGGCGCCGGGGCTGGTTCGACTGCGCCTGCTGCCCGCCGAACATCATGCGCACGTTCGCGAGCCTGGACGGCTACCTGGCGACGGCGACCGACGGCGGCCTGCAGATCCACCAGTACGCGACCGCGGACCTCGGCCCGGTGTCGGTCGAGACCGGCTACCCGCACGACGGCCGCGTGGTCGTCACCGTCACCGAGGACGGCCCGCTCGCCCTCGGCCTGCGGATCCCGGTCTGGTCGGACACGACGACGGTGCAGGGACCGGACGGTCCGGCGCACCCGGAGCCGGGCACGCTGCACGTCGTCGACCGGCACTGGACCGCCGGCGACACGGTCGAGCTCGTCTTCGACACGACGCCGCACCGGTACGTGGCCGACACCCGCATCGACGCCGCCCGCGGTCAGGTCGCCATCGAGCGCGGCCCCCTCGTGTACGCCGTGGAACAGGCGGACCAGCAGGGCTTCACGGTCGACGACCTGACGGTCGACGCGGTCGCCCCGATCACCGAGGAACGTCGCGACGACCTGCTCGACGGCATCGTCACGCTGCGCGTGCCCGGACACGCCCCTGCCGGACACGAGCAGGCATCGTGGCCGTACCAGCGGCTGGACGGGCCGGGAGGCGCGACGAACGCTCTCGACGCGACCAGCGTCGGCGACGCGGCCGGCTCGCAGGGCGCCACCACGGGCCTCCCGTCGGTCACCGCGACCGCGGTTCCCTACTACGCCTGGGCGAACCGCGGGGCTGCGCCGATGCGCGTGTGGCTCCCGCTGGCGCGGTGACGTGATGGACCGCAGAGCGTTCCTGGTCGGCGGTGTCGCCGGCGGCGCAGCACTCGCCCTGGCGGGGTGCTCCGGCACCCTGCCGAAGGTCGACGCGAAGGTGGCGAGCTTCGGGAAGGACGCGACCGGCACGGTGCACGTCTGGTGCCGGTCCGCGACCCAGGCCGGACTGACCTCGGCCGTGGCCGGGTTCAACAAGGCGAACCCGAAGCTGCAGGTCGAGCTGACCCCGGTGCCGGACGGGCAGTACGTGACGAAGCTCGCGACGGCCATCCGCGGTGGTGAGCCGCCGGACGTCGTGGACATCGACGACATCAACTCGCAGCTGTTCATCTTCCGCGAGGCGTTCGCCGACCTGACCGACGTCGTCACGGGCCTCGACTACTTCGACGCGATCTCGCCGGGGCACCTGCGGCTGCTCGAGTACCGCGACCGGTACTACGGGCTGCCCTACCTGGCGGACAACTCGCAGCTGTTCGTCAACACCGAACTGTTCGACCGGGCCGGGCTCGACGTCGAGGACTCCACGAAGGACCTCGACTCCCTGCTGGCGGCGGCGAAGGCCATCCGGAAGACCGGCGACGACGTCTACGGGTGGTCGATCTCCGGCAACGCCGCCGGCATCATCGGCTTCGTCACCCAGCCGCACGTCTGGGCGACCGGCGTCGACATGATGTCCGGCGAGGTCGGCAAGCAGACGGCGAACATCACCGGCAACGAGGCGCTGGAACGGATGCTCGAGTTCTACCGGCAGCTCTGGAAGGACGGCGCGCTGTCGAAGGCGACGTACTCGGACGCCGGCACGACCTGGGGCGCGGACTTCCGGGCCGGCAAGGTGGGGATCTTCCCGACCTCGTACGGCGCCACCGTGCCCGCGGCCACCAAGGCGATGCGGGCGAAGATGCAGACGGTGCTCATCCCGTCGTGGGACGGCCAGCGGTCGTTCTTCGACGGTGGCGACAACATGTGCATCCCGAACGGGGCGGCGAACCCGTCCGGCGGCTGGGCGTTCATGCAGTACGCGAACGGTCTGCAGCAGCAACAGGCCCTGCCCGACGGCGGGTACTTCCCCACCCGATCCGACGCCGCGACGCCCGAGTACCGGAAGCGGTTCCCGTTGGCGTTCGGTCCGCTCGACGCCATCGACAAAGGCTACGCGCCGCAGACCCTGGCGTACAACCTGCTCGTCAACCAGCCGTCGTCACCGTACTTCGCGATGTTCCGCGAGGCCGTGTTCGGCTCGGGCACCGCTGCCGCGATGAAGACGGCGCAGGCGGACTACACCCGCATCCTCGACCAGGTCCAGGCCTGACCGTCGTTCGCTCGCCTGTTCGCTCGTTCGTTCGCTCGCTCGTTCGCTCGCTCGTTGCACAGAGAGGTGCAGACATGACCACCATCTCCAACCGACGGACCGGCGCCGGCCGCCCCACCGTCGGCCGCGGCGCCGGCCGCCCGGTTCGCTCGGGCCGCCCCGGTCCGTCCCGCGGGTCGCTCACGCACCCGCCGCGCGCCGGCGCCGTGCTCGTCACCCCGGCGATCGTCTTCGTCGCGGTGTTCGTCCTCGCCCCGCTCGTGTTCGCGCTCTACATCTCGTTCACGAACTGGCCTCTGATCGGTCCGTACCGGTTCATCGGGCTGCAGAACTACCTGACGCTGTTCCAGGACCCGACGTTCGTGCACGCCATCGGGTACACGCTGCTGTACACCGCGATCGTGACGGTGCCGATCCTGGTGCTCGGCTACTTCCTGGCGGTGCTCATCCGGGCACGGCGACGGGGCAGCACCCTGCTGCGGACGGTGTTCTTCCTGCCGTACGTCGTCGGCCTGACCACGCTGTCGTTCATGCTCGTGCTCGAGGCGCAGCCGAACTCCGGAGCCGTCAACATGGTGCTCCGCTGGCTCGGCATCACCGACGGCAGCACCGCCTGGCTCGTCAACGGCCCGCTCGCCACGCTGCTCATCTGCGTGCTCGTGGTCTGGGCGGTGTCCGGCCTGACGATGGTGCTCCTGATGTCGGCCATGCAGGGCATCCCCGACGAGGTGTACGAGTCGGCGCAGCTCGAGGGCGCGTCCTGGTGGCAGACCGAACGGCTCATCACCCTGCCGATGATCCGGTCGACCATCGCCCTCAGCGCCATCATCTCGGTGATCGGCTCGCTGCTCGCGTTCAACCAGTTCTACATCCTGACCCAGGGCGGGCCGGGGACCGAGACCACGACGATCGTCAACGCGATCTACAACCGTGGCTTCGTCAACCTGCAGCTCGGCGCCGCGACCGCCGAGTCGATCGCCCTGGTCGTCGTCATCGCCGCCGTCACGGTGTTCCAGTTCTGGGCACTGCGAGAGAAGGACTGAGCCATGAGCACCACGACCTCCCGTGCCGGCCTCGCGGCGCCGGACCTGTCCACCCGCGCGCTGACCACCACCGGCGACGGACGCCGTCGACGCCACCACCAGGGCAGCGTCCGGCACCCCCGCGACACCGCCGTCAAGCGCACCCTGTACGTGATCGCCGGGGTCGGGTCGGTGCTCGTCTTCGGCGTCCCGCTGCTGTGGTCGATCCTGCGGGCGTTCCAGTCCGAGGCCGTCATCACGCAGGCCGCCGACCCCGCGACGTTCTTCCAGCTCGGCTGGCAGAACTTCGCGGCCGTCTTCAGCTCCTCGTCGCACCTGCTGACCGGCGTGTTCAACTCGTTGATCGTGTCGATCGCCACGGCGGTGCTGACCGCCGTGATCGCGACGATGGCCGGGTACGGGTTCGCCCGCTTCCGGTTCCGCGGGTCGGGCATCGTGTTCGGCCTGGTGCTGCTGACGATGATGGTGCCGTTCCAGGCGATCCTCACCCCGCTGTACCTCGAGATGAACGCCATGAAGCTCACGAACTCGCTGCTCGGGCTCGTGCTGTTCTACACGACGGTGAACCTGCCGTTCGGGGTGTTCGTGATGCGGAACGCGTTCGAGTCGATCCCGACCGAGCTCGAGGACTCGGCGTTCGTCGACGGGGCCTCCCGCTTCCGGGTCGTCGTGTCGGTGCTCCGCCCGCTCCTGCTGCCCGGCGCGGCCACCGCTGCGCTGTACGCGTTCCTGGCGTCGTGGACCGAGTTCCTCGGGGCGCTGACGTTCCTGACGAAGGACTCGCTCTACACGCTGCCGGTGGCGCTGCTCAACCTGCAGACCGGGGCGTACGGGCAGGTGTCGTACGGCAACCTCGTCGCCGGGTCGGTCGTGGCGATGATCCCGTGCATCGCGCTCTACGTCGGGCTGCAGCGGTTCTACGTCGCGGGCCTGTCGTCGGGTGCGCTGAAGGGCTGACGGTCGGGTCGGCCCGGCGGCCCGCGCCTGCCCCGCACCGTGCGAGGGCCCGCTCCGGTGCGAGGTTCCGTACTCCGTGCAAGGCCCGATGGCTCGCACGGAGCACGGAACCTCGCACCGTTCGACACCACCCCTCGCACCGTGCGAGGTCCGCCGAGCTACGTGCTGCGGCGCACCACGAGCTCGGGGGCCAGCAGCGTCTCGTCGCGCGGCTCGCCCTCGACCAGGGCCCGCACGGTGTCGAGCACCCGCTCCCCCATCGCCCGGAAGTCCTGCCGCACGGTGGTCAGCGGGGGTGTGAAGTGCGCGGCCTCCGGGACGTCGTCGAACCCGACCACCGCGATGTCATCTGGCACGCGCAGGCCCTCGTCGGCGAAGGCGTGGAGCACCCCGAGCGCCATCTGGTCGTTGCCGGCGAACACCGCGTCGACGGCCGTCACGTCGATGTGCCGTGCGGCCGCGAACCCGCTCCCCGGGGTCCAGTCGCCGTCGAGCACGACGGGTTCGAGGCCGGCGTCCTGCATGATCCGGACGTACGTGGCGCGACGAACCTCGGACTCCTGCGAGACGGGCGGGCCGGCGATGTGCACGATCCGCCGGTGTCCGCGCGCGAACAGGTGTTCCATCACGAGCGACGTCCCGGCGGCCTGGTCGATCGCGACCGCGGCGACGGTCGATGCCGCGGGGGTCCGGACGGCGTCGCGCTGCACGGCGTTGGACACGACGACCGGCACGGTGACCGGCACGGTGAGCGACCCGAGGGCGTCGAGCACCCGGTTGTCGGCGGCGACGAGGACGATCGCGGCGACGTCCTGCGCGAGCAGCGTCGTGAGCGCGCCGGACAGGTCGGACGGCGTCGGGTCCTCGGGCAGGGTGGAGAGCAGCACGTGGTACCCGGCCGACCGGGCCGCGCGTTCGAAGCCGATCGCGGTGCTCGACGGACCGTACAGCGCGTCGCCGGCGGTGATGATGCCGAGCGCGCGGCTCCGCCCCCCGGCGAGTGCGCGGGCGGCGGCACGGGGCCGGTAGCCGAGGTCGTGGACGGCGTCGGTGACCTGCGTGCGGAAGGCGTCGCGGACCGTCGGGTCGCCGTTGATCACGCGCGAGACGGTCTGGTGGGAGACGCCCGCGCGCTCGGCGACGTCGAAGATCGTCGGAGCCTTCCGGCGTTTGCCGCCCGTGCCCCCTGGGGCGGTCGTGGTCGTCACGAGGCCAACCGTACCGCGCAGTCCGGCCCGCGCGGCAAGATCGCGAAACGGTCAGGTCGAGTTGACACCCCGTTACGAAAGCCCCAGTATGTGAGCGCTCACACGAGCACATCCCTCGGGGCACAGCAGCCCCGGCACCTGAGCGCGTCGAGGACGACGCGAGAGGAACAGAGGTACTTCGATGACGAAGCGCAGGATCATCGCGGGCGTTGCAGCCCTCGGCATCGCGATCGCACTCGCCGGCTGCTCGGCCGGTGGCCGCGCGTCCACCGACGGCGGCGGCAGCAGCAACGACAACAAGGGCGCCCTCGTCGGCGTCGCCATGCCGACCAAGGTCTCGGAACGCTGGATCAAGGACGGCGACGCCGTCAAGAGCGACCTCGAGAAGGCCGGCTACAAGGTCGACCTCGAGTACGGCGACAACAAGGTCCAGCAGCAGGCCCAGCAGGTCAGCAACATGATCACGAAGGGTGCGAAGGTCCTCATCATCGCGTCGATCGACGGCGGAGCACTCTCCGACCAGCTCGACGCCGCCGCCAAGGCCGGCATCAAGGTGATCTCCTACGACCGTCTGCTGACGGGCAACAAGAACGTCGACTACTACGTGTCGTTCGACAACGAGAAGGTCGGCGTCGACCAGGCGACGAGCCTGCTCACCGGCCTCGGCGTCCTCGACGACAAGGGCGAGAAGACCGGCGAGAAGGGCCCGTTCAACATCGAGGTCTTCGCCGGCTCGCTCGACGACAACAACGCGAGCTTCTTCTTCAACGGCGCCATGAAGACCCTCAAGCCGTACCTCGAGGACGGCACGCTGAAGATCCAGTCGGGTCAGGACCAGCTCTCGCAGGCCGCCACGCAGCAGTGGGACCCGGCGACCGCCAAGGCCCGCATGCAGAACCTGGTCGCGAAGTCGTACTCGGGTGGCACCACGCTCGACGGCGTGCTCTCGCCGTACGACGGCATCTCGATCGGCATCATCTCGGCGCTGCAGGGTGCCGGCTACGGCACCAGCGACCGTCCGCTGCCGATCGTGACGGGCCAGGACGCCGAGGCGGCCTCGGTCAAGTCGATCATCGCCGGTCAGCAGTACTCGACCATCTACAAGGACACCCGCAAGCTCGCCAAGCAGTCGGTCACCATGGCCGAGGACCTGCTCACCGGTGACAAGCCCGAGGTCAACGACACGAAGAGCTACGACAACAAGGTCAAGGTCGTCCCGACCTTCCTGTTCCAGCCGACGGTCGTCACGAAGGACAACTACAAGGAAGTCCTCGTCGACTCCGGCTACTACACCGAAGCCGACCTGAAGTAGTCGCAACCCACCTGTCGGACAGGAGGCACGGGTCGACCCCGCCCCGTGCCTCCCGTCCGCCCCATCCGCGCGCCACGGCGCGCACCACGGAAGGCGGTCGACGTGACGGACACGATCCTCGAGATGCGTGACATCACCAAGACGTTCCCCGGCGTGAAGGCCCTGCAGGGCGTCTCGATCGAGGTCGAGCGTGGACAGGTCCACGCCATCTGCGGCGAGAACGGCGCCGGCAAGTCGACCCTCATGAAGGTGTTGTCGGGCGTCTACCCGCACGGCTCCTTCGAGGGCGAGATCCTGCTCGACGGCGCACCTGTCTCGTTCGCGGACATCAACGACTCCGAAGCCGCTGGCGTCGTCATCATCCACCAGGAGCTCGCGCTGAGCCCGTTCCTGTCGATCGCCGAGAACATCTTCCTCGGCAACGAGCGGTCCAAGGGCGGCTTCATCGACTGGAACAAGACGAACCTGGCAGCCGCCGAGCTCCTGCAGCGCGTCGGCCTCAAGGACAACCCGGTCACGAAGATCGTGGACATCGGTGTCGGCAAGCAGCAGCTCGTCGAGATCGCGAAGGCGCTGTCGAAGAAGGTCAAGCTCCTCATCCTCGACGAGCCCACCGCCGCCCTGAACGACGACGACTCCGCGCACCTGCTCGAGCTCATCCGCTCGCTGCAGGCCGAGGGCATGACGGCGATCATCATCAGCCACAAGCTCAACGAGATCAAGGCGATCGCCGACAAGGTCACGATCATCCGCGACGGCAAGACCATCGAGACGCTCGACATGCACGCCGACGACGTCTCCGAGGACCGCATCATCCGCGGGATGGTCGGCCGCGACCTGTCGAACCGGTACCCCGAGCACGAGCCGAAGATCGGCGAGGAGCTCCTGCGGATCGAGGACTGGACGGTCCACCACCCGCTCGACGGGTCGCGCGAGATCATCCACCAGGTCGACCTGAACGTGCGCGCCGGCGAGATCGTCGGCATCGCCGGGCTCATGGGCGCCGGGCGGACCGAACTCGCGATGAGCGTGTTCGGCCGGTCGTACGGATCCGGCATCAGCGGGACCGTCTACAAGCGCGGC from Curtobacterium sp. MCJR17_020 includes:
- a CDS encoding sugar ABC transporter permease; protein product: MTTISNRRTGAGRPTVGRGAGRPVRSGRPGPSRGSLTHPPRAGAVLVTPAIVFVAVFVLAPLVFALYISFTNWPLIGPYRFIGLQNYLTLFQDPTFVHAIGYTLLYTAIVTVPILVLGYFLAVLIRARRRGSTLLRTVFFLPYVVGLTTLSFMLVLEAQPNSGAVNMVLRWLGITDGSTAWLVNGPLATLLICVLVVWAVSGLTMVLLMSAMQGIPDEVYESAQLEGASWWQTERLITLPMIRSTIALSAIISVIGSLLAFNQFYILTQGGPGTETTTIVNAIYNRGFVNLQLGAATAESIALVVVIAAVTVFQFWALREKD
- a CDS encoding carbohydrate ABC transporter permease; translated protein: MSTTTSRAGLAAPDLSTRALTTTGDGRRRRHHQGSVRHPRDTAVKRTLYVIAGVGSVLVFGVPLLWSILRAFQSEAVITQAADPATFFQLGWQNFAAVFSSSSHLLTGVFNSLIVSIATAVLTAVIATMAGYGFARFRFRGSGIVFGLVLLTMMVPFQAILTPLYLEMNAMKLTNSLLGLVLFYTTVNLPFGVFVMRNAFESIPTELEDSAFVDGASRFRVVVSVLRPLLLPGAATAALYAFLASWTEFLGALTFLTKDSLYTLPVALLNLQTGAYGQVSYGNLVAGSVVAMIPCIALYVGLQRFYVAGLSSGALKG
- the mmsA gene encoding multiple monosaccharide ABC transporter ATP-binding protein; its protein translation is MTDTILEMRDITKTFPGVKALQGVSIEVERGQVHAICGENGAGKSTLMKVLSGVYPHGSFEGEILLDGAPVSFADINDSEAAGVVIIHQELALSPFLSIAENIFLGNERSKGGFIDWNKTNLAAAELLQRVGLKDNPVTKIVDIGVGKQQLVEIAKALSKKVKLLILDEPTAALNDDDSAHLLELIRSLQAEGMTAIIISHKLNEIKAIADKVTIIRDGKTIETLDMHADDVSEDRIIRGMVGRDLSNRYPEHEPKIGEELLRIEDWTVHHPLDGSREIIHQVDLNVRAGEIVGIAGLMGAGRTELAMSVFGRSYGSGISGTVYKRGEPIKTHTVSQAIDHGIAYVTEDRKRYGLNLIDDIKRNISGSALGKLASWGFVNASEETTVAGQFLKNLNIKAPNVDVITGKLSGGNQQKVVLSKWMYTDPDVLILDEPTRGIDVGAKYEIYTIINSLADQGKGVIVISSELPELLGICDRIYTLSEGTITADVPRSEATPEVLMQYMTQERETPVNERA
- a CDS encoding beta-L-arabinofuranosidase domain-containing protein yields the protein MTTTLATDSRAHTATPVLPTADAHLTLRPLPTGDARITGGFWALRQERNGRDAVRGGYALLETAGNFRNLRIAAGLEEGEATGPIFMDSDVTKWLEAVAWEYGRAPSEDLLELQREVTALYAQAQADDGYLDSVQQIRGKGERYTDLKWSHEMYCAGHLYQAAVAQHRATGDTGLLEVAIKNADHLVRTFGDGTAPDGTPKTRDVDGHPVVEMGLVELYRETGNRDYLDLAHWFVDARGTGIIERAGGEPTYFSDRVPSRQATTVEGHAVRAVYLAAGAVDVAIETGDTELLTASETQFADMMATKAFITGGLGARWDWEAFGDPYELPTDRGYAETCAAIGGVQWAWRLLLATGKPVYADAIERLLYNAFLAGVSLAGTEYFYVNPLQQRDHAHQDENRSPAHGRRGWFDCACCPPNIMRTFASLDGYLATATDGGLQIHQYATADLGPVSVETGYPHDGRVVVTVTEDGPLALGLRIPVWSDTTTVQGPDGPAHPEPGTLHVVDRHWTAGDTVELVFDTTPHRYVADTRIDAARGQVAIERGPLVYAVEQADQQGFTVDDLTVDAVAPITEERRDDLLDGIVTLRVPGHAPAGHEQASWPYQRLDGPGGATNALDATSVGDAAGSQGATTGLPSVTATAVPYYAWANRGAAPMRVWLPLAR
- a CDS encoding sugar ABC transporter substrate-binding protein — protein: MDRRAFLVGGVAGGAALALAGCSGTLPKVDAKVASFGKDATGTVHVWCRSATQAGLTSAVAGFNKANPKLQVELTPVPDGQYVTKLATAIRGGEPPDVVDIDDINSQLFIFREAFADLTDVVTGLDYFDAISPGHLRLLEYRDRYYGLPYLADNSQLFVNTELFDRAGLDVEDSTKDLDSLLAAAKAIRKTGDDVYGWSISGNAAGIIGFVTQPHVWATGVDMMSGEVGKQTANITGNEALERMLEFYRQLWKDGALSKATYSDAGTTWGADFRAGKVGIFPTSYGATVPAATKAMRAKMQTVLIPSWDGQRSFFDGGDNMCIPNGAANPSGGWAFMQYANGLQQQQALPDGGYFPTRSDAATPEYRKRFPLAFGPLDAIDKGYAPQTLAYNLLVNQPSSPYFAMFREAVFGSGTAAAMKTAQADYTRILDQVQA
- the chvE gene encoding multiple monosaccharide ABC transporter substrate-binding protein; amino-acid sequence: MTKRRIIAGVAALGIAIALAGCSAGGRASTDGGGSSNDNKGALVGVAMPTKVSERWIKDGDAVKSDLEKAGYKVDLEYGDNKVQQQAQQVSNMITKGAKVLIIASIDGGALSDQLDAAAKAGIKVISYDRLLTGNKNVDYYVSFDNEKVGVDQATSLLTGLGVLDDKGEKTGEKGPFNIEVFAGSLDDNNASFFFNGAMKTLKPYLEDGTLKIQSGQDQLSQAATQQWDPATAKARMQNLVAKSYSGGTTLDGVLSPYDGISIGIISALQGAGYGTSDRPLPIVTGQDAEAASVKSIIAGQQYSTIYKDTRKLAKQSVTMAEDLLTGDKPEVNDTKSYDNKVKVVPTFLFQPTVVTKDNYKEVLVDSGYYTEADLK
- a CDS encoding substrate-binding domain-containing protein, with product MTTTTAPGGTGGKRRKAPTIFDVAERAGVSHQTVSRVINGDPTVRDAFRTQVTDAVHDLGYRPRAAARALAGGRSRALGIITAGDALYGPSSTAIGFERAARSAGYHVLLSTLPEDPTPSDLSGALTTLLAQDVAAIVLVAADNRVLDALGSLTVPVTVPVVVSNAVQRDAVRTPAASTVAAVAIDQAAGTSLVMEHLFARGHRRIVHIAGPPVSQESEVRRATYVRIMQDAGLEPVVLDGDWTPGSGFAAARHIDVTAVDAVFAGNDQMALGVLHAFADEGLRVPDDIAVVGFDDVPEAAHFTPPLTTVRQDFRAMGERVLDTVRALVEGEPRDETLLAPELVVRRST